GCGCTCGCGCTGGATTCAGGCAACGTCGCCGCACGGCAGTACGTCGAGGAGTACGAGCGCGAAAAGGCCCGCGAGAAATGGCTCTGGTCCCTTGCCAAAGTTGGCGGAGGGTTCCTGGCCGTGGGCCTGTTCTTGTGGTTCCTCGTCTCCAAGCTGAGCGCGGCGGCGGCGTGAGGGCTCGGGAGTCCCGAGCCCTCCGAAGGCCGTATCAGCCGCGCGCCTGACGGCTGGAGCGACGGCGAGACTGGATGGCGGTGAGGCCCATCCACATCCCGAGCAGCAGCAGCGGGGAACCGCCGCCGGTGCCCGCGCCGCAGCCACAGCCC
This genomic stretch from Pyxidicoccus trucidator harbors:
- a CDS encoding ceramidase, with translation ERVEARVKAATRPELARIYMDAIGEGRGGWERAAYAKRALALDSGNVAARQYVEEYEREKAREKWLWSLAKVGGGFLAVGLFLWFLVSKLSAAAA